The sequence GCTCACCTCGCCGGAGAGCAGCGGCGGCAGGAAGCGCCTCTTCTGCTCCTCCGAGGCATAGGTGAAGATGGCCCGGCCGATGTAGCCGACCGAGGGCAGGGAGGGGGCGTTCATGTTGCCCGACTCCTCGTTGAGGATCGCGTCGTAGACCGGGCTCAGCCCGCGTCCGCCGTACTCCACCGGCCAGCTCATCCCGACGTACCCGGCCCGGTAGAGGGTGCGGTGCCACTCCTTGCGGAGCTCGACCGCCTCCTCCTCATCGTCGATCTTGTCCCAACCGGCCGGGATGGTGGCGCTCAGCCACTGGCGCAGGACCGCGCGGAACTCCGCTTCCTCAGGGGTGTCTCGGTAGTCCATGGGTCACTCTCCCGTCAGTCGGACATCAGCGATGCGCAGCAGCTGGGTGCCCTCGTCACCGAAGACCTGGCGATCCGTCAACGCGCGGCGCGTGTGCACGTGGGCGATGTGCTCGTAGGTCTGCCCGATGCCGCCGAACACCTGCATGACCGTCTCGGTCACGTCACGCGCGACGGCCGCGCACTGCGCCTTCGCCGTACGGGCGGCCATCAGCGCCTCCGTCGGGTCGAGTTCGTCGACCGCCCACGCCGCGTAGTTCGTGGCGCTCGCCGCCGACTCCGCGCTCACGTACGCCTCCGCGCACATGTGCTGGACCGCCTGGAAGGAGCCGATGAGCACGCCATACTGCACGCGCTCCTTGGCATAGGCGACCGCCCGTGCCACGGCGGCGCGCATGACGCCGACCGCGTCGGCGCTGATCGCGGTGAGCGTGAGCGCCTCCCACCGCTGGAGATCCTCGGGCGACAACGGCCGTCCCACCGGGGTCAGATGGGCCGCGCCGATCGGACCGTCGGAGCGGACCAGCGTGCGGGTGAGGTCGGCGCCGGCCACCGGAACGAACCCGGTCTCCAGCGACACCCGTACCACCTGGGGTCCGTCGGGCGAGTCGGTCAGCGCCAGTGCGGCCGCCGCCCCGTCGACGTCCCAGCCGTACGTCGGTCCGTCGCCCGGCACCCTGGCCAGGGCGGACAGGTCGCGGTCGAGCAGGACGCCTGTCCGGGACACCCCCTGCGCCAGGGCCTCGGCCTCGTCGTGCGCGCCGGCCAGGGCGAGTAGCTCCGTGGCGAGAATGGCCGAGCCGAGATAGGGCACCGGAACCAGACCCGCGCCCAGCGCCTCGGCGACCACCGCGACCTCGACTCCGGAACCGACCGGGCGCCCTTCGTCGTCTCGCGTCCGCAGCGCCAGCAGGCCCGACTGGGCCAGCGACTGCCAGGCGGCGGCCCGGTCCCGGGTGTGCAGATCACTCGGGTTCGCCGGACCGGCGGAACCGGCGATCTGGACAGCCACCTCTTTGAGCATTTGCTGCTCGTCACTGAGTAGAGCGAGCACAACAGCACCTCCCACGCCTCTGTCGAACCAAAGGCCAGAACAGGACTGAATCTGATTCAGAATGATGTCTAGCATGGCAGCGAGAAATGCGTCAATGGACACAGAGGCGTTACATTGACGCAACAGGACGATCCGCGACCGCACCCTGTTGACCATCCCTCTAGCAGCATGTTTAGCTTCTGCAATGCTCTATGGGGCTGCCGGGGACGAACCTGCGCCCACTCGGCCACCGCCCCTTCGGGACGATGAATGACATTCAGATCGAGCTTCACCGGCCATGGCGCCGGACTGAGGAGGACCCGTGCTCTGGGTTGCGATCATCGGGCTCGTCATGACGGGCGTCGCGCTCGCCTTCGCGGGCCGCCGCGTGGCGTTCCTCTACAAGCTCGCCACAAGCGGCCAGCCCGCCCCCGAACGGATCGAGTACGCCAAGGAGAACGCCGGCGCGGAGATCAAGGCCCAGCTGGTCGAGGTCTTCGGGCAGAAGAAGCTGCTCAAATGGACGCCGTCGGGCACCGCGCACTTCTTCGTGATGTGGGCGTTCTTCATCCTGGCGACGGTCTATCTCGAGGCGTACGGCGCGCTCATCCAGGGGGCCGTCACCGGCACTCCCGACTTCCACATCCCGCTGATCGGGACGTGGGCGATCCTCGGCTTCCTGCAGGACTTCATCGCGGTCGCGGCGCTCGTGGGACTGATCGCCTTCTCCGCGATCCGGATCAAGAACTCGCCGAAGAAGATGGGGCGCGATTCCCGGTTCTCCGGCTCGCATCTGGGCGGCGCCTGGCTCGTCCTCTTCATGATCTTCAACGTGATCTGGACGATGTTCCTCTTCCGTGGCGCGGCCGTGAACACGGGGAACTTCCCGTACGCGTCCGGCGCGTTCGCCTCGGAGCTGACCGCGAAGATCCTGCCGACCAGCGAGCTGCTGGAGGAGATCGGCCTCCTGCTGCACATCGGCGTCATGCTGGTGTTCCTCATCATCGTGGTGAACTCCAAGCACCTGCACATCTTCACCGCCCCGCTGAACGTGCTGTTCTCCCGCCGTCCCGACGGCCTGGGCGCGGCGCAGGAAATGCGCAGCGGCGGCAAGGTGCTGGATTTCGAGGAGGCCGACCCCGAGGTCGACGTCTTCGGCCGGGGCAAGATCACCGACACCTCTTGGAAGGGCTTCCTCGACTTCTACACCTGCACCGAGTGCGGTCGCTGCCAGTCGCAGTGCCCGGCCTGGAACACCGGCAAGCCGCTGTCGCCGAAGATGCTGATCATCGACCAGCGTGACTACGCCTTCCAGGTCGCTCCGTACCTCCTGGCGGGCGAGGAGCAGAAGGACTCGCACCCGCAGGACGTACTCGCCCTGCTGGAGAAGCCGCTGGTCGGTGAGGACGGCGTCATCCACCCGGATGTGCTGTGGTCCTGCACCAACTGCGGCGCCTGCGTCGAGCAGTGCCCGGTCGACATCGAGCACATCGACCACATCCTCGACATGCGCCGTTACCAGGTCATGATCGAGTCCTCGTTCCCGTCCGAGGCGGGCGTCATGCTCAAGAACCTCGAGAACAAGGGCAACCCGTGGGGCATGTCCGAGATGAAGCGGGCCGAGTGGATCGAGGAGCTCGACTTCGAGGTCCCGATCATCGACGAGAAGATGTCCGAGGACGTCGAGTACCTCTTCTGGGTCGGCTGCGCCGGCGCCCTGGAGGACCGGGCCAAGAAGACCACCAAGGCGGTCGCCGAACTGCTGCACATCGCCGGCGTGAAGTTCGGCGTGCTCGGCCCGATGGAGGCGTGCACGGGTGACCCGGCCCGCCGTCTGGGCATGGAGTTCCTGTTCAACATGCTCGCCCAGCAGAACATCGAGACGCTGAACGAGGCCGGGGTCAAGAAGATCGTCGCGACCTGCCCGCACTGCTTCAACACGCTCGCCAACGAGTACCCGCAGCTCGGCGGCGCCTACGAGGTCGTCCACCACACCCAGCTCCTGGCGCACCTCGTCGAGGAGGGCAGGCTCACCCCGATCACGCCGATCGAGGAGAAGATCACCTACCACGACCCCTGCTTCCTCGGCCGCCACAACAAGGTGTACGCGCAGCCCCGCGACATCATGGCGAAGGTGCCCGGCGTCCAGGCGCAGGAGATGCACCGCCACAAGGACCGCGGCTTCTGCTGCGGCGCCGGAGGCGCGCGCATGTGGATGGAGGAGCGGATCGGCAAGCGCATCAACACCGAACGGGTGGACGAGGCGCTGACCACCGATCCGGACACCGTCTCCACCGCGTGCCCGTTCTGCCTCGTCATGCTGGGCGACGCCATCAACGAGAAGAAGGCCAGCGGCGAGGCCAAGGAGACGCTGGAGGTCGTCGACGTGGCGCAGCTCCTGATCAAGTCCGTCAAGGGCGAGCCGGTCGTCGGCTGACGTGTAAGTGTTCGCGAATCATCGGCCCGGCCCTCTGGCCGGGCGACGAGACTATTTCAAACCCGGATGCCTGAGCGTGCTGTCATGATTCGACGGTCACCAGAATTCAGAACATTATCTCGTAATCTGGAACACCTCCGGGGCTTTGAAATGGCCGTACGGGGGCCGACGCCTACTTCACGTTCACCAACCGCCGTCGTCGCGAAACGGCGCGCCGCCCCCGAGAGCCTCCCGGCTATCGGGCCGGTATTGATTGTCCGAAGGCGAATTCGCAAGCCGAGCGAAGACGTCGATAGCCCGGGCCACCAATTCCTCGGCCTCCTCGCGGGTGGCACAGGCGGCTACTTCACGGCAGATCCCGCCTATGGCCTCGGTGACGATCGCGACAATCGCGCGGACGCCCAGTGCGTCATCCTGTCCGAGCGTATTCGCGCTCTCCCGCAACAGGGTGGAATTCTGCCGGAGCCAATCCTGGGTGATGCGGCGCATTCGCAGCCCGAACCCCGGGGGCGTGTCCCCGTCCGCGACGATTCGTACCACGTCACGGTGCTCCCAGGCGCCGAGCAGATAGGCCCGGGTCCCGGCGAGGAACAGCCGAAGTCCGTTAGTGACCCCAGCGGCCCGCACGGCCACGACCGTTTCCCGGGCGCGCGCCTCCTGGCTGCGCTGATACTTCAGCCAAATCGCGATGTAAACGTTGGTCTTACTGCCGTAGTGATAATAGAGAGAACCCACGCTCATGCCCGCGCGCTCGGTGATGTCACTCACACTCGTCGCAGAGAAGCCCTTTTTGACGAAAAGCTCGCGGGCCGCGTCCGCGAGCCTGCGGGCGGCCTCCGTCTGCAACCGCGCATCATCCAGATCGATGGTCACCTCGGTCTCTTCAGCCGCTCGGGGCGGCGCCCCTTGCTTTCTGGGCTTCGTACCGGCCTTCACCATATGCTCTCCGATCCAGGTCGAACCGATCTACTTACACCGGAAGGTCTGAATGGGATTCAGTCTATGACACTCACGTGGATCGATGACCCGGAACTCTCCAGGATCGTGATCTTTGCCCGCTCTGCTTGCTGCGCCTTGTGAAAGCCCGGCCTGATCTTGTAAGCGGTCGCGGCTGGGGCGACGGCAAGCATCTCCTCTACGCAGGGGTAGTACAGGATGCGGCGGTGTCCCCATGCGCGGCGGTGTGCGTACTCCCGCTCGTTGGTCGCCTTTGGCGGCTGGGTCCGAGCGGCGAGATCGTCGAGGACCTCCGGCCTGTTCACCTCGCCGATGCGGACGGCTAGCCATTCCGCCGCCGCAGCCAGCTGAGCCGTCACCCGGGTGAGATCGGCCACGGTACGTCGGACACGCAGCCCGGCTTGGGTTCCTCCGGGAGCCCTTTGCGGTCCAGCATGCGGTCGGTGCTCCATTCGACCGGCCGCCGCCGTGGCATCTGGCGGCCGTAGCGCCGCCTGTCCCTCCCGTCCGAGAGCGACGCATCGGGCTCGGTCATGGCGATCGCTTCGATCAGTTCGCCTGTCGCCATCCCAGACAGTAGGTGCTTCTTCTGCTCGGGCGCACCGAGGTCGGCTGGGGAGGGCAGGACGATGTCGCCTTGCAGCGCGAAGTTCGAGTTGAGCGCAGTGGCACCGACCCTGGCTCATCGGTCACGACAAGGCAATACCGGAAGTCGAGTTGACCGCTACCACCGAGCTCTTCTGGTGCGCCGGCTACGAACTCCCTGACCATCTCGCGGTAGCCGTCGTGCCTGCGTTCCGCGTAATTCGGAGCGGCTAGAGCTCGAAACCGGTGCTTGACCTGGGGAAACGCGTGGAGACACACCGGATGGGCGTTTCTCTAGTCCGCGCACAGGTCCGAGCTTAGGAAGGATCAGGAGAGAGCAGCGAGCTCGATGATCTGCTGGGGCGCAGCGATACCGAGTTTGGTCAGCAGGTCGCGGTGGACCTTGGTGGGCTCGGTGCGCTGACGGAAGCGGCCCGCGGGGCCATGGAAGGTACCGATCTGCAGACGGTTGAGGTGACGGCGAATGCTCACCCAGGTGTCGCCGACGGTGTTTTCGATGATGCGGACCAGCAGCAGGGCCAGCCAGCACAAGATGACATGGGCGCGGATACGTTCCTCGCGGCGGTGGTAGACGGGCCGCAGATCGATGATCGACTTCATGTCGCGCCAGCCGCGCTCGACCTGCAAAAGCTGCTTGTAGCCGACGGCGATGTCGGCGGCCGGTAGATGCGGGTCCGAGCAGCGCAGCAGGTATTTGCCGTCCAGGTTGGCCTCAGCGTTGATCGCGCGGGCGTTGATCCGTAAGCGCCCGCCGGGGGTGGTGCGCAGATAGCGGTTCAGCGCGGGCCTGGCGCTGATCTTCCCGCGTAGCTCGGCCCGTTTGATCACGCTCAGCGTGTCGGAGCCGTCGATCAGCTCGCGCAGTTGGGTGATGAGTTGCTCGCGGACGTGGGCGTCGCGGGCGGCCGCCTCGGGGTTGTGGCAGATCACGAACCGTTCGTGCTCGCTGACCTTGACCTCTTTGATGCGCATGTTCGCGGTGATGTCGGCGTAGCGGCCCTGCCGCGACAGCGCGGTGGTGATCTCGGGGCTGTCGGAGCGCAGCTTCTCGCCGATGATGTAGTGATGATCGCCCCTGCGCAGGTAGCGGCGGTTGGCCGCGGAGGCGAACCCGCGGTCGGCCACCCACACGATCTTGGACAGGGTCCAGTCCCGCATGTCGTCCTTGACCTGCCGGATCAACGCTGAATCGGAGGCGTTGCCCGGCCAGGACCATACCCGGACCGGGATGCCGGAGCGGGTGACGGCCATGCCGATGACGATCTGCGGCAGGTCGTCGCGGGAGTCCTTGGACTTGCCGTAGGTGCGAAATCCGGCCCTGTCCTGCTCGCCGTCGCCGTCGCCGTCGGATGCGGATGCGGATGCGGATGCGGGTGGGGAGACCGGCAGTCCGTGCTCGTCGCGAGCGATCGGCTCGTCGGCCTCGTCGAGTTCGAAGTAGGTGCTGGTGGTGTCGAAGAACAGCAGGTCCACCTCCAGATTGAGCTGGTTGGCGACCTGGTTGTAGATCTCGGCCTCCAGTCGTTCGCGGACGTCGTGTAGCCAGTCCATGGCCCGGTAGCAGGCGTCGTCGCTGGTTGACGAGCCCCGCATTTTCCGGACACCGGAGTAAATGAATCATATCACGCCGCCGTGCTATTCGTCAGCCATTCATCGAGCACTTCGACGGGAGGTCTGTATCCCAACGCGGAGTGCAGCCTCCTGGAGTTGTAGAAGCCCTCGATGTACCGAATGACGGCACGACGCGCTTCCGCGCGGGTGGCGAACGACCGATGGTGCACCAGCTCGGTCTTCAGCTTTCCAAAGAACGATTCAGCCATCGCGTTGTCGAAACATATCCCGGTTCTCCC is a genomic window of Streptosporangium album containing:
- a CDS encoding (Fe-S)-binding protein → MLWVAIIGLVMTGVALAFAGRRVAFLYKLATSGQPAPERIEYAKENAGAEIKAQLVEVFGQKKLLKWTPSGTAHFFVMWAFFILATVYLEAYGALIQGAVTGTPDFHIPLIGTWAILGFLQDFIAVAALVGLIAFSAIRIKNSPKKMGRDSRFSGSHLGGAWLVLFMIFNVIWTMFLFRGAAVNTGNFPYASGAFASELTAKILPTSELLEEIGLLLHIGVMLVFLIIVVNSKHLHIFTAPLNVLFSRRPDGLGAAQEMRSGGKVLDFEEADPEVDVFGRGKITDTSWKGFLDFYTCTECGRCQSQCPAWNTGKPLSPKMLIIDQRDYAFQVAPYLLAGEEQKDSHPQDVLALLEKPLVGEDGVIHPDVLWSCTNCGACVEQCPVDIEHIDHILDMRRYQVMIESSFPSEAGVMLKNLENKGNPWGMSEMKRAEWIEELDFEVPIIDEKMSEDVEYLFWVGCAGALEDRAKKTTKAVAELLHIAGVKFGVLGPMEACTGDPARRLGMEFLFNMLAQQNIETLNEAGVKKIVATCPHCFNTLANEYPQLGGAYEVVHHTQLLAHLVEEGRLTPITPIEEKITYHDPCFLGRHNKVYAQPRDIMAKVPGVQAQEMHRHKDRGFCCGAGGARMWMEERIGKRINTERVDEALTTDPDTVSTACPFCLVMLGDAINEKKASGEAKETLEVVDVAQLLIKSVKGEPVVG
- a CDS encoding acyl-CoA dehydrogenase; amino-acid sequence: MLALLSDEQQMLKEVAVQIAGSAGPANPSDLHTRDRAAAWQSLAQSGLLALRTRDDEGRPVGSGVEVAVVAEALGAGLVPVPYLGSAILATELLALAGAHDEAEALAQGVSRTGVLLDRDLSALARVPGDGPTYGWDVDGAAAALALTDSPDGPQVVRVSLETGFVPVAGADLTRTLVRSDGPIGAAHLTPVGRPLSPEDLQRWEALTLTAISADAVGVMRAAVARAVAYAKERVQYGVLIGSFQAVQHMCAEAYVSAESAASATNYAAWAVDELDPTEALMAARTAKAQCAAVARDVTETVMQVFGGIGQTYEHIAHVHTRRALTDRQVFGDEGTQLLRIADVRLTGE
- a CDS encoding TetR/AcrR family transcriptional regulator; amino-acid sequence: MTIDLDDARLQTEAARRLADAARELFVKKGFSATSVSDITERAGMSVGSLYYHYGSKTNVYIAIWLKYQRSQEARARETVVAVRAAGVTNGLRLFLAGTRAYLLGAWEHRDVVRIVADGDTPPGFGLRMRRITQDWLRQNSTLLRESANTLGQDDALGVRAIVAIVTEAIGGICREVAACATREEAEELVARAIDVFARLANSPSDNQYRPDSREALGGGAPFRDDGGW